One Candidatus Zixiibacteriota bacterium genomic window, CGTTGCTCGCAAGAATACCGTCCGTCGCAATCGTAATCGGCTTGCCGTCCAAGTCGGTGCACCGGCCACCGGCGGCTTCGATGATTGCCGCCAGCGCGCCAATGTCCCAGATCTTGATCTGCGGCTGAATCACCGCCTCCAGCCGTCCGCTGGCGACAAGGTGAAACGGATAACAGTCACCAAAACCGCGTACTCGCTCGATCGCGTCAAACAGCGCGATCAGATTCTCGGGACGAATCGGCCCGCGCCGTCGGTTCAGTCCGGCAAATGAAACCGCCGATTCCGCCAGCCGATCGATCGTGCTCACCCGTACCGGCGCGCCGTTGAGGTACGCCGTCCCGCCACCACCGTACAACAGCTCGTCCATCGCCGGCATGTTTGAGACGCCAAGTACCAGACGCAACTCCTGCATCAACGCAATCTGGGTGCCGAACAGCGGTATGCCCCGGACGAAATTGCGGGTACCGTCGATCGGGTCGATGATCCACACGAATCCGCCGTCGCCCCCGCCGGCGCCGAACTCCTCGCCGAGAAAACCGTGATCGGGAAACCGGCCGGCAATTGCGGCTTTGATGATTAGTTCCGCTTCGCGGTCGGCGATCGTCACCGGGCTGTCGTCCGCCTTGCGCTCGACGGTTGTGCCGCTGCGGTAGTGTTGCATGATTACCGGTGCCGCGGCGCCGGCTGCGGCCAGCGCGGCGTCCAGTAATCCGGCCAGGCGGGGTGCAGATGTCATCGACAGCATAATAAATGTTCCCTCCGCCGTGCGCATAGTGGTTTTCACCGATTTTAAGATCGACGATCCCTCTTTTTACTTTCTCCTGCCGCGTCCACAAAAACAACTTGACAAGGATTATCCATGATGGTTACATCCGCCTACAATCACGCAAAAACTCAACCCGGTCTCGGGTCCATTCGAACACCGAACGTCAAGGCGAGCGCAAGGTCAATGAACCGATTGTCGTTTAGTCGCGTCTGCGGTCAATTGGATATGGTCGGGACGACGAACGCAGTTCATGACGCAAAAGGAGGTGGTGACGGCACGTAGGGGCGGCAGGCAGACATCTGGGCAGTCTCGGAACATTGATGACATTGTCTTTAATCGATGACACGATTCTCACAGTGGAGGAGAGGAATCTCAATGAGGAAGTCATTCATTATCGCGCTCGGAATTTTTCTGGCGCTGACGGCCCTGGCGCTGGCAGACGTCAAAGTCGCCAACATTGTGCGGCCGGACGTTCCCGATTTCGTCGGTTACGTGCCGAACGAATTTGTCGTGCAGTTTAAGGCCGACCTGGGCAAGATCACGCAGGCCCGGACTGCGCTCGGGCTGGTGGCGATCGGTAACGCCGCCCTCGACGAGTTGGGCCGCAAATATGAAGTCGCCGAGCTGCGCACGCAGTTCCCCGGCGCGCAACCCACGATGGTCAAAGGCCAGGTCCTCGACCTGTCTCGCTACTTCGTCGTGAAATTCGAAAGCGGGCACGACCTGGAACAGGTGATGGCCGAATACCGCGCCAACCCGTATGTCGAATCCGTCGAGCCGATCGGCATCCACGCGCTGTACGCCACTCCGAACGACGGTTTCTATGCTTCCGACCAATGGCATCTGAACCAGGCCAGCGACAAGGACGTTGATGCCCCGGAGGCCTGGGACATCGAGACCGGCGATCCGTCGATTATCGTCGCCGTAATGGACTCCGGCGTGCGCTACTATCACAAGGATCTAGGCGGCTCCAATGCCTCCTCGACCAACCCGGGCGGCACCGACGGCAACATTTGGATCAATCTGGCCGAAAAGAACGGCACGGCCGGCGTTGACGACGACGGCAACGGCTACGTCGATGACTGGGTTGGCTATGACTTTGTCACCGGATTGACCGGCTGCTGGAGCGGGGAAGACTGCTCCACCGCCGACAATGATCCGCGCGACTTCAACGGCCATGGCACCCACTGCGCGGGCAACGTCGGCGCGATCAACAACAATGGTTACGCCTCCTGCTCAGTCGCCGGCGGCTGGGGCAACGGCGCGCTGCAACCAACCGGCAACGGCGTCAAAGTCATGCCGCTGCGCATCGGCTGGTCCCAGTCGTATCTGGGACAGGAAGCCGGCTATGTCCGCATGGACTTCGCCGCCTCGGCATTGTACTATGCCGCCAACAAAGGCGCGAAGATCGCCTCGTGCTCCTGGGGCGCCTCCAATTCCGGCGGTATTGATGCTGCCATTACGTATTTCCTGAACGCCGGGGGGATGATTTTCAAGGCCGCGGGCAATGCCAACAATCAGACCTCCGACTACATGACCGCCCGCACCGATATCATCGCAGTGGCGGCCACTGACCAGAATGACTGCCGCGCCAGCTTCTCCAGTTATGGCACCTGGGTCGAAATCTCGGCGCCGGGCGTGGCGATCCTCAGTTCGTATCACGACCATACTGATGCGGCGAACGACTACGTCGCGACCATGGACGGCACCTCGATGGCCACGCCGATTGCGGCCAGCGTCGCAGCCCTGATCTGGTCGGCCAATCCGACTTGGACGGCGGCGCAGGTCCGCGACCGGCTCTATGCCACCGCCGACAACATCTACGGTCTCTCCTGCAACAGCGCCTATGCCGGCAAGCTGGGCGCCGGACGCGTCAACGCTTATAATGCCGTCTTCTCCGGCGGCTGCACGGCCCCGACCGCACAGTTCTCCGGAACGCCGCTCTCCGGTTCCGCGCCGCTGGCCGTGACTTTCACGAATTCCTCCAGCGGTACCGCGCCGTTGAGCTATTCGTGGGCCTTCGGTGACGGCGGCACCTCGACGGCCACCAGCCCGGTGTACACCTACACCACGCCGGGAACCTACACGGTGACCCTGACCGCGACCAACTCTTGCGGCAGCGATCAGGAGGTGAAAACCGGCTACGTTACGGTTACTGCACCACCGGCACAGCAGTGCGACGACTTCAACGACAACAATATTTCGAATTGGGTCAACAGCACCGGCACCTGGTCGGTCTCCGGCGGAATCGTCACCGGTAACTCGAATACCCAGAATTCGAAGCGCACTTCGCCGTTCGGCGCGTGGACCAATCCCACGGTCACCTGCCAGGTACGCATGAATTCGGGTCGCACCCAGCGCAATGCGCGCATCATCTTCAATTACGTTGACGCCAACAACTATCGCTTCATCGAGGGTGATGACGTCAACAATTACTGGCGCATTTATTCGCGCGTGAGTGGCACCAACACCGTGCGCGCAACTTTCAGCGCCACGATCAGTACCGCCACCTGGTACAATGTCGAAGTCAACGTCACGTCGACCGGCAACACGACGTTGAAGGTCAATGGCGCGACCCTCGGCTCCTACAACTTCGGATCGGCGCCTTCTGGTTTGGTCGGGATCGGCTATAGCCGCGCCAATTCCAACTTCGACAACTTCTGCGTCGGCGCCAGCTCGTCGCTGGAAGGTCCGGTCGATCAGTCGGTGGTCGAGATCGGCGAGCCGATCACCAAGACCGACCCGCTTCCGCACAGCTTTGAACTGAGCCAGAACTATCCGAATCCGTTCAACCCGACCACGACGATCAAGTACTTCCTGCCGGAGGTCGCCAATGTCGAATTGGTGATCGTCAACGTCATGGGCCAGACGGTGCGGACTCTGGTCAACGCCATGCAGGCGCCCGGCGAACATTCCGTCATGTGGGATGGTCGCGATCAGTCCGGCGTGGCCGTCGCTTC contains:
- a CDS encoding inositol-phosphate phosphatase, translated to MLSMTSAPRLAGLLDAALAAAGAAAPVIMQHYRSGTTVERKADDSPVTIADREAELIIKAAIAGRFPDHGFLGEEFGAGGGDGGFVWIIDPIDGTRNFVRGIPLFGTQIALMQELRLVLGVSNMPAMDELLYGGGGTAYLNGAPVRVSTIDRLAESAVSFAGLNRRRGPIRPENLIALFDAIERVRGFGDCYPFHLVASGRLEAVIQPQIKIWDIGALAAIIEAAGGRCTDLDGKPITIATDGILASNGLIHDEILALIHR
- a CDS encoding S8 family serine peptidase; this translates as MRKSFIIALGIFLALTALALADVKVANIVRPDVPDFVGYVPNEFVVQFKADLGKITQARTALGLVAIGNAALDELGRKYEVAELRTQFPGAQPTMVKGQVLDLSRYFVVKFESGHDLEQVMAEYRANPYVESVEPIGIHALYATPNDGFYASDQWHLNQASDKDVDAPEAWDIETGDPSIIVAVMDSGVRYYHKDLGGSNASSTNPGGTDGNIWINLAEKNGTAGVDDDGNGYVDDWVGYDFVTGLTGCWSGEDCSTADNDPRDFNGHGTHCAGNVGAINNNGYASCSVAGGWGNGALQPTGNGVKVMPLRIGWSQSYLGQEAGYVRMDFAASALYYAANKGAKIASCSWGASNSGGIDAAITYFLNAGGMIFKAAGNANNQTSDYMTARTDIIAVAATDQNDCRASFSSYGTWVEISAPGVAILSSYHDHTDAANDYVATMDGTSMATPIAASVAALIWSANPTWTAAQVRDRLYATADNIYGLSCNSAYAGKLGAGRVNAYNAVFSGGCTAPTAQFSGTPLSGSAPLAVTFTNSSSGTAPLSYSWAFGDGGTSTATSPVYTYTTPGTYTVTLTATNSCGSDQEVKTGYVTVTAPPAQQCDDFNDNNISNWVNSTGTWSVSGGIVTGNSNTQNSKRTSPFGAWTNPTVTCQVRMNSGRTQRNARIIFNYVDANNYRFIEGDDVNNYWRIYSRVSGTNTVRATFSATISTATWYNVEVNVTSTGNTTLKVNGATLGSYNFGSAPSGLVGIGYSRANSNFDNFCVGASSSLEGPVDQSVVEIGEPITKTDPLPHSFELSQNYPNPFNPTTTIKYFLPEVANVELVIVNVMGQTVRTLVNAMQAPGEHSVMWDGRDQSGVAVASGIYLYKMRAGDFTETRKMVLMK